Proteins encoded in a region of the Triticum dicoccoides isolate Atlit2015 ecotype Zavitan chromosome 3A, WEW_v2.0, whole genome shotgun sequence genome:
- the LOC119271473 gene encoding uncharacterized protein LOC119271473, translating into MECLNCFHTRDLCVGNVELGNGCFYLTLLEGFKWMVCIPCFARPDLLRKLNVAMDKGTSTTAYLRTKEGFSFKTTILNEKERTYFGSSNWGAFAKAYKFEEGMAIHFDFSKYSDPDPDILVDLENIPILPPYYFLAPKTTQEIVDNIYYTADSALTWKEKNYLVSFVNGIEWPTNTHNAGKHYASYVPLVHALNKTNIQNKCLKLPRCVVPDIMDGNGEMTLIYDDKTNFKDTYSTVALPDGRLLVNGWRRILKECNLEIGARLISVLHHGSAGIFLFLTSIPKRED; encoded by the exons ATGGAGTGCCTCAATTGTTTCCACACTAGGGATTTGTGCGTTGGGAATGTTGAATTGGGGAACGGTTGCTTCTACTTGACGCTTTTGGAGGGCTTCAAATGGATGGTG TGCATCCCCTGTTTTGCAAGGCCTGACCTCCTAAGGAAGCTTAATGTTGCCATGGATAAGGGAACAAGCACCACTGCCTACCTGCGCACCAAAGAGGGCTTCTCTTTCAAGACTACGATCCTTAACGAAAAAGAGCGAACATATTTTGGTTCTTCTAATTGGGGGGCATTTGCCAAAGCTTACAAATTTGAGGAAGGGATGGCTATCCACTTTGATTTTAGCAAATATTCTGATCCTGATCCTGACATCTTGGTAGATTTGGAAAACATTCCAATCCTTCCTCCGT ATTACTTCCTAGCGCCAAAAACAACCCAGGAGATAGTTGACAACATTTACTATACTGCTGACAGCGCGCTTACTTGGAAAGAGAAGAATTACCTCGTTTCCTTTGTTAATGGTATCGAGTGGCCTACGAACACTCACAATGCTGGGAAACATTATGCatcatacgtgccactagtgcatgcctTGAACAAGACCAACATTCAAAACAAATGTCTG AAGCTCCCAAGATGTGTTGTTCCTGATATTATGGATGGCAATGGTGAGATGACACTTATCTATGATGACAAGACCAATTTCAAAGACACCTACTCGACTGTAGCCCTACCAGATGGACGCCTCCTAGTTAATGGGTGGAGGAGAATACTGAAGGAGTGCAACCTGGAAATTGGAGCTAGGTTGATCTCTGTGCTCCACCATGGAAGTGCGGGGATTTTCCTATTCTTGACATCCATTCCAAAAAGAGAGGACTAG